The DNA sequence TAGAGAGGTCATTGTCATCATTTAAAGGAGTAgttgggttcccatgagatgattcCTGTGTTTAGAGGGGGAACCTTCGTTCCCATGATGGAATAACTGCTCCAACTTAGGGGCATTATCTATCTGTGAGGTTTTGCTGTTCCTGGAATCAGGGTGACTGCAGGTTTACAGAATGACTGGAGGCTTCTAGGCACCAATCTAGGGCTTTGGAATAGGATGCTTTATTACCTGGCAGTTGGACATCCCTGGAAATCCTGGATCCATAGTTACTCTTGGTGTCTTCAACCTTGAAGGGTCAGATGACCAGCTTCAGATGAATACTCCTTAAATGACCATCGTCTGCTGGGGGTGTGCTTCCTGCCCTCTCACTGGGTCCTGACGTCATGGAAGGGGCAGAGGCCTCACTGGGGCCTCTTCTGTAAGAGCACTAATCTATTCATGAGGGTTCTGCCTTTATGACTTAATCACTTTTCAGAGGACCCACTTCCCACTACCTTCACCTTGGGGGTAAGGATTTCAACATGGGTATTTGTGGGGGACACAAACATTTAATCCACAGCAATTGCATAGACTGCAAGAGCTCCTGCCTCCAAGTGACCCACTAGGTCTAGACTTTGTCATAgtggaaaataaatgaatgagcagAGGGAAGACAACTCCCCATCCCTCATTCATTCTCATTTCTACcactctgttttgttttgtttttggtaggaacacattttttaattaattttttaatttatatatgacagcagaatgcattacaattcttattactcatatagagcacaatttttcatatctctggttgtatacagagtatgttcataccaatttgtgtcttcatacatgcactttggatgataatgtccatcacattccaccatcattgctaacctcatgccccctccctttcccacccacccctctgccctatctagagtttatctattccccccatgctcccctccctaccccgctatgaatcagcctccttagatcagagggaaaaaaaacattaggcatttggtttttttgggattggctaacttcacttagcattatcttctccaactccatccgtttacctgcaaaagccatgattttattctttgattgttgagtaatattccattgtgtatttaggccacatttttttaaacattctgcAGGTTTACAGAATGACTGGAGGCTTCTAGGCACCAATCTAGGGCTTTGGAATAGGTTCAATCTATTCCAAAGCCCtagattcatctattgaagggcatctaggttggttacacagtttagctgtgaattgtgctgctataaacattgaggtggctgtgtctgtagtatgctgtttttaagtcctttgggtattgatcaaggagagggatagctgggtcaaatggtggttccattcccaattttccaagaaatctccatactgctttccatattggttgcaccaatttacagttctACCAGCAACGTATgtatgtacctttttccccacacccagcactttttgtggtttctattcataatagctgccattctgactggagtgagatgaaatcatagagtagttttgatttgcatttctctaaatgcTAGTGATAATGaacgttttttcatatatttgttgattgattgtatattatcttctaagaagtgtctgttcaagtccttgattgattgggttatttgtttttttggggcttagctttttgacttctttatatacttagagattagtgctctatctgatgtgtgaggggtaaagatttgctcccaagatgtaggctctttattcacctcacagattgtttcttttgctaagaatcaactttttagtttgaatccatcccatttattgattttttattttaattcttgcaccaaaggagtcttattaagtaaTTTGGggactaatcccacatgatggagattaaggcCTACTGTTTCTTTTATTAGACGAAGGGTATCTGGTTttgttcctagatccttgatccattttgagttgagctttgcgcatggtaagagataggggtttaatttcattttgttgcatatggatttccagttttcccaaaacCAATTGTTagagaggttatcttttctccagtgcatgtttttgtgcacctttgtctagtaaaagataattgtaattttgtaattttgctgctgtgactgtgTATTGAGACATGGAGGAGCTGGAGAGCAGGGTGGGGAAGAGCCTCAGGGTTCAGAACACTTGAATTTCAATCCTAAGTCTTCCATCCACTGGTTTTATGATGATGTGCACATTATTCAactatttctgtctcactttcttcaTCAATAAAATGGGGGAGAAAATAGCATCTGCCATGTGAGGTACTTGTGAAAAGTAAATGAGTTGTAAATGTAATGTATGTGGATCAGAGCTGACGTAATAGTGAGCATAGTTTGGTGAGAGCTGATATCATCAGCATTGTGTGTGGATTCCAGGGTTGAGAATGGCCTTGTAGAGCACCAAGTTCTCATGTCTGAAAACCAATGTTATGGATAATAGgggaaaatatggaaaatgatGACATTGGAAAGAGACAAGCAACACTTGGAGATGGAGAAGAGCAAGGTTTCTTCAGCACAAATGGGAGCTCAGTGGAGTCTTTCCCAAAGTCTGGGCACAGATTTTTGTTCTCAGTATCTTTTGTACAGTACAGATCTCTGGGTTTCAAGACTTTCTCATGCAAGTAGCCTTGTTTTAGCACCCCAcccctcttctccagtcagttctCATTCCTGCCACACCTGCTGGGCAAGCATGGTTACAGAAGCAGAAACTAGCAGGTAGCAGCTATTAACAGACACAAAAGGAAACATCTTAGGATGGAACGGCCACTTTACCAAGAGCAAATGGTCACAGTCACCCACTTACTTTCCCCAAATCTCTCCAACttataagtttaaaaaaatcttttagctCTGCTTTCCTCCCCCATTCTCAGAGTAaattgagaaactgatgtgactccatttttgaaaaaagtttctacatcaaagcctgtccaaggaagggggcatgacccttgtccttggtaaaacccacCAAAcattcctaggcacatacccaccctgctgagttgtttgtctgcaaataacaggagagatctacggtgccaggtgtccctgactcagttaggctaggtgaggaaccatagcaaccccctagcaaccaccaatcagcatgagacagggaaaatacctggaatgtcagatgaccccccagtagtttatggtggttgataacatgttgggaaaccatgtagtttagcacacacacccctcatggcttaaaccaatcagttcaaaggaatcctcctcttgtactaaccaatcatccCTACCCAACTTTGTCCCCACCAGTGAatctgctaatcaatgttaagagttgttttattttccctccttgtgaaatgatttgctgtgtgatgttgtgacgcatagagtaaccccaaaaaacctataaaatctcactgaacaaaggtctggtactcactccctgggaccactgcgttgggaacagttgtgagtccaggctggagcttgcaataaagattcatgtgtgattgcatcagatttggctcctggaggtctattgggatcCCAAGAATCTGGCATTACAAAATCAGTCTAAGACTGCTAGCAATATCCATGCCATAACTGAATGCTGTGCTGTCCTGAAATTTCCTCTACCAAATTAGTTAGTCCCTTGTTTTCAAATGCAACCTCCCAAAGTCTCAGGGCATGGGCAAATGTAGTGAAGTTctcagtaccaatttctgtttcaattagcttcatttggtgcTGTAACCACACCAGTTAACAAAAACAGCTTAGGGATGAAAACTTTATCTGGAGCTCAGgatttcagagttctcagtccgTAGATGGCCTAAAACATTGCTCTGGGATCAATCTGAGGTAACATCATGGGGCGAGGGCCAAGCAAAAGAAGTTGCTCCCTTCATGGTGACATGGAAGCAGAAAGAGGGAGAGGAGACACAGGGAAGAAGCACACCTTCAGGGTTAACCCACCTCTACAGTCACATTCCACCTGCCTACAGGTAACCCCCAATTATTCCATTGAAACAAGGATGGTTGATTCAGTACATTCTTGCAAACCAGTCATTTTATCTTTGAATATTCCTGCCTTAACACagcagcttttggggaacacctcatatttaaaccaCAAGATGCCATAAGCCTATCTGctcaggacactgaggcagggGGATAAGGTACTCATGCCAAGACTGAGCCACTTAGAGAGAACTTGTCATTTTTGTGAGAGTAATGAAAATGGAGTAGTTATAACTGAACAACAGAACACACAAACTACAACTGGGATAAAATGAAGCAAATTTTGAAAAGCATGGACTACCATCAGAACATTAATCTTTAACATTAACCTTTGAAGTCCAATGACCATTGGGAAGTTATGTTCCTAATTTAAAAATCTCCAAAGGAATCTTTGGGTATAGATGATATCACTGGGGAATTCTTCCACACAATTAAAGAAGAATCAATGCAATTCAATGCAACCATTTCTAGGAATTAGAAGAGCAGGGAGCAATTCACaacttatttttttgaggctggcATTACCAGATCATTAAACCAGAAAAGATGGTGCCAAAATAAAACAATGGAAGAAACTCAAAGTTGGCCAAATTCCATcatgaaataaatatgaaaaatctataaataatggatttcactgacaaatgaagaaaaatgacatgattaaaaataaaacatatatgGATAAAAACTGTTGGAAAAAATAGTTATAGTGATAGGGGTTGAATTATATCCCTAAAAAGCATGCTTAAATTCTAACACCAGACCTAAGAAAAAGGACATTTTTTCCCCAGGCATGTCATTATTATAATGTTATTACCCCAGATTGGATCATAAGGGAATAGAATGAGCTGTTGGTTCATTGTGACTTGCTTCCTTATAAGGAGAGTAGGGTGAGGTGTTAGAACTGTTGCCCTTTTGTGCTTCTAAGGAGAGCAGGGTGGGCAGCTGGTTCACTGAAACTTAGGCTTTTATAAGGAGGCAGAATGGCTGCTCATTCAATGGCACTTGTGTCCTGATAAGGACAGTGGGCAAGGCTGCCAGTTAATTGGAACTTGTGTCTTATGCATAGAATAAGGCAAGCTCTTAATTAACTGCCTTTCATCCTTCTATAATTATCTTTTCTCCTATCCACTTGATATTTGTAGTGAAACATTTGAATTCCCATCCCTTTCATTTTGGGAATGTTCTCTAGGGATTTCTTTGTGTCCCAAGAGTGTCCCTTTAACACAAGAAAGAGAATCCAGTCTGATGTGAACATACAGCAGCATAACTTCAGTAACATGGAGAATGATGCTCATATACACCTGCATCTGTCTGTCTTGGTTCTTGATGTCAGAAATGTAACAAGTGTAGGTATTATGTGTAGAATCAACAGTAAAGCGTCCTCTGAGGGTCTGTGTAAGTTACCCTGGTAAAACAATATTTTAGGCTTCTTCTGTGTCAAGAAGATCCCATGATCTGTATTCGAAGAAATATTCtcttctgggggctggggttgtaactcagtggtagagctcttaccAGAGGGCTCCATGACCCCCTCCTCCACTCTTGTTCCAATGTCTACCATGGAACAAGAGTGTGTGCCTACCATGCTCCGGAGTATCTTAGGGAATAGAGCATTGTTCACACACAGTCCACGGAAACAAAGAAGGTCTGATAAGGTACAACTCTGGCAATCCAGTCATTCTACCTTTAAATATTCCTGCATGAACACAGGAGTTCTTAGGGAacacctcatatttaaaccaCAGTTGGCCATGTTGGTATTTGCTCTAGACACTGAGGCAGAGGGAATCACATGCTCAAGCCTAGTCTGgggaacttagtgagatcttgtctcacaataaataggctggggatgcacttcagtggcagagcacttgcttaaagTGTGAGTGGCTCTGGGTTGATGGGTTGAGTTGCCAGtatatacaaacaaacaaaaactaaagaaaagaaagaaaaatttgtgTTGGGGGTTCCCCACACTTTATCCCTTCCATCCTGTGAGGACAAAGCAACAAACAGCTCTGACCTTGAATTTACCAAACTGGGACTTGTTAACTTgttaatgaattacccaatctaaTGTATTTGGTTACAGCAGCATTaaggtacccagtcatctctattCTTCCCTCTCTGGGAAGGACACGTTTACTGGTTCTAGGATTCCTGGCCTCCAGGCTTTGTCCCTTATCACTTTGAGTATTTCAATCCACTGCGTTTTATGCTGCAGTGTTTCTAATGAAAGATCTGATGAAGAACTTATGGGGAAATTATGATgagccctccctccctgtccaccCTGtaggtgtgcctaatgctctagaGTGTCTTAGGGAACAGAGCATTGTTATATTATCATGATGTGAGGTGCTACCAACTTTTTGACACTCATATTGAGTGTtggatgaaagaaaaagaagttaaATACCTTAGGTGTAGATATGTTGAGGTCTTTCAACACCAAAGTCAAGACTTTTAGACTTGAAATGAAAGTCCATTAAGTACTgtacaaattttaatttttaaaaattacttatagGTTTCCATAACCCATTGAATTGAAAAGTTTCTGGAGTCCTTTCTTATTCTTACTCTGAAATTGTAAAAGGTCCTGTAGGCCCAAAAGGACATGGCCAGTGTGGGTGATGCCCAGGCATGACTGGGTCATATCTTACCCTGAGCTCACAAGGAGCCATTGTGAGGGAGTCTCAATCCCCGGGTATATAACAGAGTGACTGAGGCTGGGTTTTTGTCCATAAGTACAGGAAGCTCTTGGTGGTGACCTGTCGGACTCCCAGCTAGTTAGTGTGTTTGGTGGTTGGCGGTTGGTGGTTGTGTGCTTTGGCGATTGGTTCTTtgatttgggtttttgttttgtcttgttttattttttgattttggtttgttgttttagtttcttattttgtttttagctAGCATCCTTAGTTGGTGTTCCTGCTTAGGATGCATAGTAAGAGTAGTGAGTCTAGTGTAGTGCCACAGTGGCCTGGCTCCTTCCAGGAGAAGGCCTTCACAGACCATTACCAGGTCTTGAGGGACATAGGACATGGGGCATTTGGTAAGGTGATCCTAGCCCGCCATCTGCGCACTGGGGCCGAGGTGGCGGTGAAAATCCTGCCAAGGAGACTTTGGAGGAGTTTGACCTGCCCTGAAAAACTGGCTATGAAGACCCTGAACCACCCGAATGTGATCCACCTCTTTCAGGTTATTGAAACCCACCAATATGTCTACCTGGTGATGGAGCATGGAGCCAGGGGATCGCTCTTTGACTTCATCCCACCTAGGGGcatgcaggaggaggaggaggcccgGAGACTGTTCAGACAGATCACCTGTGCGGTGTGCTACTGCCACAAGATGCACATCTTGCATGGAGACCTGAAGCCCCAGAACGTTGTGCTGGATGCCAGAGGCAACATCCGAATCATCGACTTTGGCTTAAGCACCGTTCTCAAGCCTGGGCAAGAATGGAACAGATACTGGCACCCTCTGGAGGGCCCTGCAGTGGACACCTGGCAACTGGGTATCATTTTGTACTTTATGTTGACAGGGAACTGCCCAAGTGACATCTACCAACCTGAGTTGGAATTTCCCCAGCACGTGTCCCCCGAAGCACAAAGGCTCATCAGGAAAATCCTGGCAGAGAACCTAAGAGCAAGCCCCTCGGCAGAGGAGATCTTGGCAGACCCGTGGCTGAATCAGGGTGAGGAGAAGTTACCTTTCCATGATGTGCCCCTCCCCAACCTCTCAGACCCCACAGTACTGACAATGCTGTTCGACATGGGGTACGACCCTTACAGTACCTGGGTGTCGCTGTCCCAGGAAAAGTTTGATGAGGTGATGGCTTCCTATCTCATAATCCAGCAGCAGATAAGCCAGGGGGCAGGCTGCatgaagcctgtgagaagggatcCTTCCATTTCCCCTGCCCTCCCGCAGAGGAGGGCGAGTGAGCCTGCCCTTCACACCTTCCCCTTGCCCTGTGAGCATCATCAGCCTCAGGAGGCCAAGGAGTCAGGGCAGAAGGACTTCAGAAGGGCCAGCTGGCCTGCCATTAGTCTCCGCTGCCTGCATGAGAAGCCCCCCACTCCCAGGCTAGCCTCCCAGCATCACTCTGTGTCCGACTCACCCCAACCCTGCCCATCAACAACAGAAAGCTATGTCTCCCAAGATGCCACCACAGTGCATCCCCAGGGCCACAGGAATGGCTGGAAGCGGGTGAGGCGGAGGATGGCTGCCTGCTTGCGTAGACTGTGCTGTTGCACACCCTCATGTGATGGCGAAAACGAGGCTCCTACACCAGGAGAGCAGAAACCTGCTAGGTTCACAAATCGGGTGGTTCCTACATAAAGTTAGAGCTCAGACGGACCAAACAAAGAAACAGCCAGCCAGAGGACTCTCTACTCTGTGGATGCTGTTGTCACTACATGACCATTGGTCACCTGGACTCCAACAGCTGCAGGACTGAGTGCCTACTGGCTGGGCTTCTCCACATGGGGTCCAGCCAGGAGCACACCTGGATCTACCTGGACATCAGGTGTCCCTTGCCCCCACCTACCAGAGTCATCAGATGAGACTGTTTTTCCCTGGGACCCTtcccctgccctgctcttctctgtcctttctcccatgctcctgggaTGGCAGAGATATTTCTTAATAAATTTGTTTCTCTCAAATTGCGTAGTCAAATTGATGttccaaagattaaaaaaaaaaaaagggctgtcaAAGTGGGGACCGGGGGTTTCCAAGTGGGGCAAGAGCCCACCAGGCATCCATTCCAAGGCCTGGACCACTGCGcctattcaatgtagataaatctACTCACTTTGAGCCAGTGTAGAGGTGGACTCACCTCAGCCATCAGACGGGAACTTGCTTGGCTTTAGCAGTGCAGATGGGGACTACACTTGCCTTAGTGTAGAGGGTCTACATTAGATGTAGATGTGCACTCACTTGCTTTGACCCAGTGCCTTGGAGATTTGCTCCCCTTAACTCAGTTGAATGGGGATTTTTCCTTAGAGCCAGTGTAGACATGAGTCTGAGCTCATGTTCTTTGGCAGAAGGCATCCCTCCCTGAGGTGTGTGGAGAGGACGGGTGGCAACTGTTGGAGAAATCACATCTGAGAAGGCATAGGAGACCCCAGAGTGTTCTATGGCATCATCTCCTTCATACTGTTTGCTGGGAAGTCAGAGGGGGGCCAGGGGTTAGGGGTGGGCCTGCCTGCAGCAGTGACTGTGTGCCTCACCACCTGCCATGCTGCCTCACCACCCAACTCCTCCTCATGGCCCCTGCTGGAGGTAGCAGAGGAGAGAGCACATGGGGTTTGAGGAGTGCAGATGACAG is a window from the Callospermophilus lateralis isolate mCalLat2 chromosome 12, mCalLat2.hap1, whole genome shotgun sequence genome containing:
- the LOC143411419 gene encoding sperm motility kinase Z-like — its product is MHSKSSESSVVPQWPGSFQEKAFTDHYQVLRDIGHGAFGKVILARHLRTGAEVAVKILPRRLWRSLTCPEKLAMKTLNHPNVIHLFQVIETHQYVYLVMEHGARGSLFDFIPPRGMQEEEEARRLFRQITCAVCYCHKMHILHGDLKPQNVVLDARGNIRIIDFGLSTVLKPGQEWNRYWHPLEGPAVDTWQLGIILYFMLTGNCPSDIYQPELEFPQHVSPEAQRLIRKILAENLRASPSAEEILADPWLNQGEEKLPFHDVPLPNLSDPTVLTMLFDMGYDPYSTWVSLSQEKFDEVMASYLIIQQQISQGAGCMKPVRRDPSISPALPQRRASEPALHTFPLPCEHHQPQEAKESGQKDFRRASWPAISLRCLHEKPPTPRLASQHHSVSDSPQPCPSTTESYVSQDATTVHPQGHRNGWKRVRRRMAACLRRLCCCTPSCDGENEAPTPGEQKPARFTNRVVPT